A window of Penaeus monodon isolate SGIC_2016 chromosome 40, NSTDA_Pmon_1, whole genome shotgun sequence contains these coding sequences:
- the LOC119597997 gene encoding uncharacterized protein LOC119597997, which produces MMGPTRARPTLLLDGGADGGHNLLLLQVVTLSYYTSNLVSALTIGPPLPPFTDLRDSTSSPRSLSESSKGLGIRTISRFDSKNPLHQSVWHRMREEDLSLTAQDGMDRVYNENYAFMLWGIYFRVNYAQDCRVFTLPTGYFPTYTSFALTKGSPLVPVFNKLVLDIISSGLLKKWWQELSITSTDCNALETQPIELKTVLTPFLLLIGSILVSLGALLVERVTANVFSGWMD; this is translated from the exons atgatgggccctacaaga gCTCGACCCACCTTACTCCTCGACGGCGGTGCGGATGGCGGTCATAACCTCCTACTGCTACAGGTGGTGACCCTCTCTTACTACACGAGCAACCTCGTCTCGGCGCTCACCATTggcccaccgctgccaccatttacCGACCTCCGAGACTCCACGAGCAGTCCTCGATCACTTTCGGAATCGTCAAAGGGTCTAGGAATACGGACGATTTCACGGTTC GACTCGAAGAACCCTCTCCACCAGTCGGTCTGGCATCGTATGAGGGAAGAAGACTTGTCTCTCACAGCACAGGACGGGATGGACCGCGTCTACAACGAGAACTACGCCTTCATGCTGTGGGGAATCTACTTTAGGGTCAACTACGCCCAGGACTGTCGGGTATTTACGCTTCCGACGGGGTATTTTCCGACATACACCTCCTTCGCGCTGACTAAGGGGTCGCCTCTGGTCCCTGTTTTCAATAAGCT cGTCCTTGACATCATCTCCTCCGGACTCCTGAAGAAGTGGTGGCAGGAGCTCAGCATCACCAGCACAGACTGCAACGCACTGGAGACACAGCCCATCGAACTCAAAACAGTTCTCACGCCCTTCCTGCTGTTAATTGGTAGCATCTTGGTGTCACTGGGCGCCCTGCTTGTCGAACGTGTCACCGCGAACGTTTTTTCAGGGTGGATGGATTGA